In Spirochaetota bacterium, the sequence CCGATTCGATTCACAAAATCAGTCAATCAAATTGCGGATGAACTGGGAGAGCGGGTCATAAGGAAAATCGGTGCAAAAACGCAAGGCGCCACACGTATTTTGCTTTCAGGATGCCCAATGGCTTTACCAAACTGGAAGGTTCCACACATTATTGAAACCAATGGTGCAGTAATTGTTGGAGAGGAGTCCTGTGTAGGAGAGAGGGGGACACACTGGCTCACAAAAGAATCCGGCGATTCAATTGAGGACCTTATAGATAATATTGTTGACAGGTATTTTGAAATTAACTGCGCTGTATTTACGCAAAATTCATCACGATTGGAGAGGATAAGGGAATTGTATAAGAGATACAATGCGGATGGCATTATTCATTACAATCTTCAATTCTGTCAGCCCTACCAGATAGAGAGCAATCTCTTTGAAGGTCAACTCGAAAAAGAGGGGATACCCTTTCTCCGAATCGATACTGATTACAGCCAGGAGGATTCCGGACAGTTGACAACCCGCGTTGAGGCATTTATAGAGAGGTTGAAAGGCTGAAGGTCAATGATAAAAGCTGGCATTGACATCGGTTCACGCACCGTAAAACTGGTTCTGGTTAAGGGTGGAGAGATCATCCATTCTCGAATGGAGCCCAATAACTATGATCCAATAAGCGTTTGCGATGAGATTCTTTATGATATTGAATACGATATGATAACCGCCACTGGATATGGGCGAAACCTCTTTAGCCAGAACTATGATTGTGGTACGATCACTGAGATAAAGGCCTTTGCAATTGGAGCAAGGCTGATCTTTCCGAGTTGTCGGACAATCCTCGATATAGGCGGTCAGGATACTAAGGCAATATCAATTGACGAGCAGGGTGGCGTTAAAAAATTTGAGATGAATGACAGATGCGCGGCTGGGACTGGGAAGTTTCTTGAGATTATGGCCACAGCATTGGGATATACCATGAAAGAGTTCATAGAGGCTAGCCTCTCAACCGAAAGGGGTGAGAAGATAAACAGCACATGCACTGTGTTTGCAGAGTCAGAGGTGATCTCTCTACTGGCAAGGGGGGCTGACCGGTCTAGGCTTGCCTATGGGATACATGAGACAATCGTAAAAAGATCAGCAGCGATGCTTCAAAGGATTTCATTAATCAATGACATAGCCTTTGTTGGTGGAGTCGCGATGAATCCCTGCATCCATAGATTGCTTGAAAGAAAGATAGGGAAGCGCATATCAATCCCTGATAATCCTCAACTCATCGGAGCGATAGGTTGTGCTTATTATGAGCAGTGAACTCGCCAAAACTTATTGACATATATTGTGACCATCCGCTATACAATATATTATAGAAAGGGTTAAAATAGTCTAAATCTCAAAGGTAATGGAAGTGGATGAGATCTGGTGGTCTCCGCGGTCTTCAAAACCGTTGACTGTAATTTATTGCAGCGGCAGGTTCGATTCCTGCCCCTTCCGAATGTTAATAATATGCGTAAGAACAAAAATGAATTAAGGGATATCCCACAAGTAGAAAAGTTACTCCAAATTGATGAAATTGACAGGTACATCCCCCTCATTGGTCGAAGTATTGTCATTAAGAGCATCAGGGAGGAGATTGAGCTTTTCCGTGAGGGGTTAAAAGAGAATAAAAATCTTGAGACATCGGATCTAATTTCATCAATATCTAACAAATTAAACAGAAAAAAATCAGAAAAGCTTCAGAGGGTAATCAATGGCACTGGCGTTCTCATACACACAAATCTTGGCAGGGCTCCCATATCGAAAAGAATTCTGGAAAACCTTCAGGATGCCCTTTCTGGATACTGTAATCTGGAACTCAACCTCCCAACAGGCAAAAGGGGGAATCGGGGTGGATTTGCTGAAGAGTTAATCTGTGATTTGACTAATGCGGAGGATGCCCTAATCGTCAACAATAACGCTTCCAGTCTCTTCTTAATCCTTAGTGAATTTGGCAAGGGTAAAGATGTTATAATATCAAGGGGCGAACTCGTCCAGATAGGCGGAGGGTTCAGGATACCCGATATCATGCGTCAAACTGGAGTAAACCTTGTTGAGGTTGGAACAACCAACATCACCGAGTTGGATGATTACAGAAGAGCTATCACTGACAATACTTCCATGATCCTCTCCGTTCACCCATCGAACTATAAAATTGAAGGCTTTAGCCGATCGCCATCCCTTAAAGATCTTTCAACACTAAAGAACTCCTCTATTCTGTTTGTTCGAGATCTGGGTAGCGGCAACCTCTTTGTTGATGCAAGATTTCCGAAAACCTTTGAACCTACAATCTCATCTGAATTATCTCAGAATCCTGATATTATATGCTTTAGCGGTGACAAGATGTTAGGCGGATGCCAGGCAGGAATAATAGTTGGCCGAGGTGATCTCATCAGAAAACTCAAGAATAATCCATTGATGAGGATGTTTAGGGTTGATAAGATAACATATCACATACTGCAGGAGTCCTTTATTCAGTATTCTAACAAAAATTTAGAAGAAATATCATTATGGAACATTATTTTTCAGAATAAAAAGATTATAGGTAATAAAGTAAATCGTCTCCTGAAAAAGATTAAGGTTGAAGATAAAAAAACGATATTCACCAGGGTCCCGTTAAAGAGCATTTTTGGAGGTGGCGCTCTGCCTACGGTGAAGATAGAGAGCATGGGATTACAGATATCCATACCGAATGTTAAGGGAGAGGAGATTTATAGAAAGCTAATCTATGATGATGTGCCTATAGTTGGATATATACTCGATGATAAATATACATTAGATTTCAGGGCAATCTTTGATGAAGATATCCCCATTATTGCAGAGGCTCTAGGCCAACTGATTGAATTTTATTCAGGGTGTTAGCCGTGTATATTGTAGGAACATCCGGACATATAGATCATGGGAAAACCAGCTTAATTAAGGCTCTTACTGGGATTGATTGTGATAGATTGCCCGAAGAGAAATCGAGAGAGATGACCATTGATATTGGATTTTCAAGGATTGAATACGCAAAATTTGGAACTGTTGGAATTGTTGATGTTCCTGGTCATGAAAGATTCATAAGAAATATGGTTGTTGGCGCTTGGGGGATTGATTTAGCAATACTTGTGATTGCCGTTGACGATGGTTGGATGCCACAAACCGAGGACCACTTCCGGGTCTTAGATCTATTGGGCATTGAGAGGATTATTGTAGCTCTCAATAAGATTGATATCTGTGATGAGGAGATGGTGGAGATCGTAACAGAGGAGGTAGAGGAACGATTGCAGAATACAAGGTTTGAAGGCGCTGATATTATCAAGGTATCCTCAAGGACAGGGGATGGTATTGAGGAGCTAAGGGGCAAGATCCTTGAAAATTTAAGAAAACTCTCGAAGGTATTTGATAAGGGTAAACCCTATCTCTTCATAGATAGAATTTTCGGCTCCAAGGGGCATGGTACAGTTATAACGGGAACATTAAAGAACGGCAACTTCAGGGAGGATGAATATGTAACAATTCTCCCCTTACAAAAAGAGGCTAGAATTAAGAAAATCGAAAGCTACTATCATACACTCCCTGAGGGAACTGGTTCACAGAGAACCGCTTTGAACCTTTCAGGAATAACCGTGGGACAGATAAAACGGGGGGATATAATCGTAAGGAATAATTTTTATACAAAATCCAATGACATCATTGCTAGAATAGTGCTATTGGAGAAGAGGAATATTAGAAATAATCTCGGAGTCGAAATTCTCATCGGGACATCGAGTCAGAAGGGGAAGTTGATCATCATAGATGATGCAAATACCCAGGAGAATGCCTTCCCAATTCGAATCAAGTTTGATCAACACTGGTTTTTTTATCCAGGAGAGCCTTTCATACTAACTAATCCAGGCGGATATAGAGTAATTGGCGGCGGAGTTGTTGTATTGCCCGCTTACATAGGAAGAAAATACAAGCATAATCTTAGGAATAATCTAAGTCTTTTGAAAAATTATTCAAAGGAAGAAATAGTAGAATTCATAATAAAGATGAATAATCTTGTGAGGTTGAATGATATCATTGAGACCCTTCCAGAGAGCAGATCGGGCATAAATAAGATTTTAAAAAGGCTTATAGAAGAAAAGGCCATTATTCAAATTGATGACTTTCTTGTTGATAAGCATTATTATGAGAAGACCTTGAAGGATATTTTTGATGCAATAACCAATAATATTGGATTAAACTTAAAGGAGATCTCCGATATTTGCAGAATCGAGTTGGAATTTATAAAAATTATAATTGATAGGGTTCTGCAGGATAACAGGATTATAGAAAAGGATGGCAGATATTTTGCGGGTAATTCAATAACAGAGAATACCCTTTCAGATGAGAAAAAGAGCACATTATCAGAAATTCACAAAAGGGGAAGCGGGGGGATTGAGTTGGAGAAGATGGAGAATAGCGCTCATAAGAAAAGAGTAAAAGAGTTGATAAGGCTGGGCTTTTTAGTCACTCTTGATGGGAATATAGTATATCATAAAGAGATCTACGAAAAATTAAAGTCCGACATCATGATCCTATTTAACACTAGGGATAAGGTAACGATCAATGATGTCAAGGAGACAACAAATCTCTCCAGAAAATTCACAATCCCACTTTTGAATAAGATCGAGAATGACGGGCTAATCAAGAGAATCGGAGATTTCAGGATAAAGGCATAATTCTACAGCTTTTTGAAGATGGGGATACCAATTAAATACTTTGTTTTAAATCTATAGAAAATTATTCTAAACCATGTCATACATTATTGGATTTGATATAGGTAATACCAACACAACACTTGGGATATATTGCGAAAACGAGACAGCACCGCTAAGAACCTTCAGATATAGGACTGAAAAGGGCATAACCACTGATGAACTCAGTCTTCAGGTTGAGGCTTTCATCAAGATTTTTAATAACTCTATAAGTAATGAGATAGATATTGCAGGAATAGCCTTTTCGAGTGTAGTCCCTGAGATTGATCGCCTCTATAAAGAAATATCAAAAAGGTGTTATGGCCTTTCACCCCTTGAGATAGGTTGTGACCTAAATCTCGGATTAAGGATTCGTTATGATAATCCTGAACAACTCGGAGCGGATAGAATAACAAATGCAGTGGCGGCCTTTTATGAACATGACAGGGATTGTATAATAGTCGATCTTGGAACTGCAACCACCTTCTGCGTATTACACAAGAGTGGAATCTTTGATGGCGGTCTCATCGGTCCTGGAATTGGAATCACAATCGAAGCATTAATGAATAAGACCTCAAGGTTAAAAGCAGTCAATTTCGAAAGGGTGGATAAAATTATCGCTAGAAACACAACTGATGCAATTAAATCAGGTTTCTACTTCGGTTGGCTTTCAATGATTGAAGGGATATTAGATAGAATCGAAGGGCATTATAACAAAAATTTTTTAATAATTATCACCGGCGGATACTCTGAGATAATAGGGAAAAATATTTCAAAGACGAGTATTGCTGACTCACTCCTAACTATGAAGGGCATCAAATATATATATGATCTTAATTCTCACAGATAAATTATTGAAACAGAATGTGAGATATAATAATCAGTAAAAATAATTGGTTATCCATATGAATTATCCACAAAGTTATCCACGTTATCCACAATGCGATATCCTCCCTACAACCCATGGATAATAAGATTACACCCTCATTTCGTTATTAGAAATAGGTTTAAATGTGACACGATCAAAGCTTATGAGACATAATATATATCAACCTCAAGGGTAAACCTTTACAGAAAAAACTATTTTTATAGATTATATTTCTTAGTTAGTTTTATTTACTTTTCGTCCTGTTCAAAGAGAGATACGCCTAATCAATATTCATTGTTAATAAATTGTGAATATTTTTTTAATAACAGGTTATCTAAAATGACTTGCAATGTCTCTATTGGTTTGCATTAATTATGCTATTCACTTTGCATCCCAATATGTATTAAATGGAATCCAAAATACTAATCAAGGGTGAAAATATTTCACCTTCAGGAGAATATAGGGCAATGAGGTTAATATGAATAATTACAACAGGTATTATCGCTGTATTGTCAAATCAGTTAATCATATATTTCACAATTTCCTACAGGATGACTCTATTGAGGAGGCTTTCGAGAGTCAATCAACCAAGAAAAGCCAGATGGTATCGATTGAGATAGATGGCACTATCTCGGGTGAATTGATACTCAATTTTCCGATTAAGACAATTAATCTCCTAACAAAGAGGTTCATTCCCAATGCTAACTCTCGCTCTACAAAAAAGCAACGGGCGGATGTGGCTGGAGAACTGGCTAACATGATTACGAGTTCCTTTGCTAATCAACTTCAATTTATTAAGCATGATATTCATATCTCAGCGCCTGAATTTGATGATGACCCTATTCAAGTAAAGGCATTATATGAAAATGTAAATGTCTCATTCACATCACGATTTGGGGGATTTGATTTAGATCTATACTATAAGAAAAATAAACATAAGACATAATTTATGATTTGTGGCATTGATATTCTGCTGATTGTTTTATACTTCCTTTTCAGCTTCCTTATAGGCATCTATTTTTCTAAAAGGGCTAGCAAGAGTACTGTGGACTTCTTCTTATCAGGGAGGAGGCTGCCCTGGTGGCTTGCGGGAACGGCTATGGTTGCGACAACCTTTGCCGCTGACACGCCACTTGCTGTCACTGAGCTAGTCACGACAAAGGGGATAGCCGGAAATTGGCTTTGGTGGAATATGGTGGCAGGCAGCGTCTTAACAGTATACTTCTTTGCCAAGCTATGGAGGCGGGCAGGTGTTTTGACGGATGTTGAGTTCATTGAGATAAGATATTCAGGAAAATCCGCATCATTTCTCAGGGGATTCAAGGCTATCTACCTCGGCGTATTTATGAACTGTATTATTATGGGTTGGGTCAATGTGGCATTAGCCGAGATTCTCAAGAATATCTTTGGGATAAGCGAGTTGTATGTCATCTATGCTGTGATAGCATGCATGCTGATTGTTGGCTTCTATTCAGCCCTCTCCGGATTGTGGGGTGTTGTTGTAACCGATTTCTTTCAATTTATTATAGCTATGAGTGGCTGTGTTGTCCTTGCCATAGTTGTGTTAGATCTCCCTCAAATTGGCGGAATTGAGGGACTCAAGGTCTCACTTCCCGATCATGTCTTCAATTTTTTGCCCAGAATAGCCCCTATGCCATCGGCTCACATAACATCCATAGCAACTGGTGTGATGGCGCTATCATTCAGCGCCTTCACAGCCCACATCCTTGTGCAATGGTGGTCATCATGGTATCCTGGGGCAGAGCCTGGGGGTGGTGGGTATATTGCCCAGCGGATGATGTCCACAAGGGATGAAAGGCATTCCCTTCTCGCTACCCTCTGGTTCTCCATAGCTCACTATGCAATAAGGCCATGGCCGTGGATAATTGTTGCCCTCTCATCGCTGATCCTATATCCTGACCTTGAGGTGGATGCCAAAAAGACCGGTTTTATCCTTGCTATGAGAGATTTTCTCCCTCCTGGTCTTCTCGGGCTTCTCGTTGCAGCCTTTCTGGCTGCATACATGTCTACAATTTCAACACACCTGAATTGGGGCACCTCTTACCTGATAAACGATTTTTACAGACGTTTTATAAGAAAGGATGAAGGGGAGGCACACTATATAAAAGCATCTCGAATAGTAACATTTTTTCTGGTTATAGTGTCCAGTCTCCTTATTTTTATAATAGAATCTATCTCTGGGGCATGGGCCTTTATAATAGAATGTGGTGCTGGTCTTGGGCTGGTGCTTATCCTGAGGTGGTATTGGTGGAGAATAAACGCCTGGTCAGAGATCGCTGCAATGATAGCTCCCTTTATTGGTTATCTAATAAACAAAAATTTTTTGCAGATTGCCTTCCCTGAAAGCCTTTTTGTAATTGTCTTATTTACATCATTATCATGGATTATGGTAACCTTTACAACCCTTCCTACTGAGATGGACAAATTGATAGGATTTTACAAAAGGGTGAGACCAGGAGGGGTGGGTTGGAAGAGAATAATAAGAATGGGGGGGATTGATCTAAAGCCTGAGCCTATCTCCCATCTCTTTGTTGACTGGTTTTTGGGTATTTTGCTAATCTATTCATCACTCTTTTCCATAGGGAAGATTATACTTCAGGAATATTTCGCAGGCTTGATATTGATGGTGATATCGATTCTATTGATTTCAGCTCTTCTATATAGATTAAGGAGATATAAGTATCTTTCGTGATTTATCAAGAAGGACTGCGCCATTCTTAATTCTTGGATTACCAATATCATTAGCAATGTCCACTTGATATTTACAATGGAATACTCAATTGAGTGATGTTTCAGATTCCTTTTCCCCTGATTATTGCTTTGAATAGACTAACGACTTAAATAGAAACTGATAAATCCTACACTGTGAGATCC encodes:
- a CDS encoding acyl-CoA dehydratase activase — encoded protein: MIKAGIDIGSRTVKLVLVKGGEIIHSRMEPNNYDPISVCDEILYDIEYDMITATGYGRNLFSQNYDCGTITEIKAFAIGARLIFPSCRTILDIGGQDTKAISIDEQGGVKKFEMNDRCAAGTGKFLEIMATALGYTMKEFIEASLSTERGEKINSTCTVFAESEVISLLARGADRSRLAYGIHETIVKRSAAMLQRISLINDIAFVGGVAMNPCIHRLLERKIGKRISIPDNPQLIGAIGCAYYEQ
- the selA gene encoding L-seryl-tRNA(Sec) selenium transferase, with amino-acid sequence MRKNKNELRDIPQVEKLLQIDEIDRYIPLIGRSIVIKSIREEIELFREGLKENKNLETSDLISSISNKLNRKKSEKLQRVINGTGVLIHTNLGRAPISKRILENLQDALSGYCNLELNLPTGKRGNRGGFAEELICDLTNAEDALIVNNNASSLFLILSEFGKGKDVIISRGELVQIGGGFRIPDIMRQTGVNLVEVGTTNITELDDYRRAITDNTSMILSVHPSNYKIEGFSRSPSLKDLSTLKNSSILFVRDLGSGNLFVDARFPKTFEPTISSELSQNPDIICFSGDKMLGGCQAGIIVGRGDLIRKLKNNPLMRMFRVDKITYHILQESFIQYSNKNLEEISLWNIIFQNKKIIGNKVNRLLKKIKVEDKKTIFTRVPLKSIFGGGALPTVKIESMGLQISIPNVKGEEIYRKLIYDDVPIVGYILDDKYTLDFRAIFDEDIPIIAEALGQLIEFYSGC
- the selB gene encoding selenocysteine-specific translation elongation factor, which produces MYIVGTSGHIDHGKTSLIKALTGIDCDRLPEEKSREMTIDIGFSRIEYAKFGTVGIVDVPGHERFIRNMVVGAWGIDLAILVIAVDDGWMPQTEDHFRVLDLLGIERIIVALNKIDICDEEMVEIVTEEVEERLQNTRFEGADIIKVSSRTGDGIEELRGKILENLRKLSKVFDKGKPYLFIDRIFGSKGHGTVITGTLKNGNFREDEYVTILPLQKEARIKKIESYYHTLPEGTGSQRTALNLSGITVGQIKRGDIIVRNNFYTKSNDIIARIVLLEKRNIRNNLGVEILIGTSSQKGKLIIIDDANTQENAFPIRIKFDQHWFFYPGEPFILTNPGGYRVIGGGVVVLPAYIGRKYKHNLRNNLSLLKNYSKEEIVEFIIKMNNLVRLNDIIETLPESRSGINKILKRLIEEKAIIQIDDFLVDKHYYEKTLKDIFDAITNNIGLNLKEISDICRIELEFIKIIIDRVLQDNRIIEKDGRYFAGNSITENTLSDEKKSTLSEIHKRGSGGIELEKMENSAHKKRVKELIRLGFLVTLDGNIVYHKEIYEKLKSDIMILFNTRDKVTINDVKETTNLSRKFTIPLLNKIENDGLIKRIGDFRIKA
- a CDS encoding type III pantothenate kinase, with the protein product MSYIIGFDIGNTNTTLGIYCENETAPLRTFRYRTEKGITTDELSLQVEAFIKIFNNSISNEIDIAGIAFSSVVPEIDRLYKEISKRCYGLSPLEIGCDLNLGLRIRYDNPEQLGADRITNAVAAFYEHDRDCIIVDLGTATTFCVLHKSGIFDGGLIGPGIGITIEALMNKTSRLKAVNFERVDKIIARNTTDAIKSGFYFGWLSMIEGILDRIEGHYNKNFLIIITGGYSEIIGKNISKTSIADSLLTMKGIKYIYDLNSHR
- a CDS encoding chemotaxis protein CheX, with protein sequence MNNYNRYYRCIVKSVNHIFHNFLQDDSIEEAFESQSTKKSQMVSIEIDGTISGELILNFPIKTINLLTKRFIPNANSRSTKKQRADVAGELANMITSSFANQLQFIKHDIHISAPEFDDDPIQVKALYENVNVSFTSRFGGFDLDLYYKKNKHKT
- a CDS encoding sodium:solute symporter family protein, translated to MICGIDILLIVLYFLFSFLIGIYFSKRASKSTVDFFLSGRRLPWWLAGTAMVATTFAADTPLAVTELVTTKGIAGNWLWWNMVAGSVLTVYFFAKLWRRAGVLTDVEFIEIRYSGKSASFLRGFKAIYLGVFMNCIIMGWVNVALAEILKNIFGISELYVIYAVIACMLIVGFYSALSGLWGVVVTDFFQFIIAMSGCVVLAIVVLDLPQIGGIEGLKVSLPDHVFNFLPRIAPMPSAHITSIATGVMALSFSAFTAHILVQWWSSWYPGAEPGGGGYIAQRMMSTRDERHSLLATLWFSIAHYAIRPWPWIIVALSSLILYPDLEVDAKKTGFILAMRDFLPPGLLGLLVAAFLAAYMSTISTHLNWGTSYLINDFYRRFIRKDEGEAHYIKASRIVTFFLVIVSSLLIFIIESISGAWAFIIECGAGLGLVLILRWYWWRINAWSEIAAMIAPFIGYLINKNFLQIAFPESLFVIVLFTSLSWIMVTFTTLPTEMDKLIGFYKRVRPGGVGWKRIIRMGGIDLKPEPISHLFVDWFLGILLIYSSLFSIGKIILQEYFAGLILMVISILLISALLYRLRRYKYLS